In Callospermophilus lateralis isolate mCalLat2 chromosome 19, mCalLat2.hap1, whole genome shotgun sequence, the following are encoded in one genomic region:
- the LOC143384712 gene encoding putative caspase-16 isoform X2, producing the protein MAHGGPQGQLLGADWQEVQPEALVQDLSHCRALWGRPKIFLLQTCHGGNRDAGVGPVALPWYWRCLRTPPAIPTQADVLQIHTDAQGSPSRGPISGSSDQADILTVYAATEGCVAYRDEKGSDLVQTLVEVLRANPTGDLLELLTEVNRLVCELDVLGPDCNELRKACLEIRSSLRRRLCLQA; encoded by the exons ATGGCCCATGGGGGGCCACAGGGGCAACTGCTGGGGGCTGACTGGCAAGAGGTGCAGCCAGAGGCACTGGTACAGGACCTGAGCCACTGCCGAGCACTATGGGGCAGACCCAAGATCTTCCTGCTACAGACCTGCCACGGGG GAAACAGGGACGCTGGTGTGGGGCCAGTGGCTCTCCCCTGGTATTGGCGCTGTCTTCGGACACCTCCAGCTATCCCTACACAGGCAGATGTCCTCCAGATCCATACTGATGCCCAAG GAAGCCCCTCCAGGGGCCCCATTTCAGGAAGCTCTGATCAAGCAGACATCCTGACAGTTTAtgcagccactgagg GCTGTGTGGCCTATCGGGATGAGAAGGGCTCTGACTTGGTCCAGACGCTGGTGGAGGTCCTCAGAGCCAACCCCACGGGAGACCTCCTGGAGCTGCTGACcgag GTCAACAGGCTGGTGTGTGAGCTGGACGTGCTGGGGCCAGACTGCAATGAGCTCCGCAAGGCCTGCCTGGAGATCCGCAGCTCCCTCCGGCGCAGGCTCTGCCTGCAGGCCTAA